From Thermoproteota archaeon:
CCGTTTGACCCACTTACCTCCGAGTAGAACTCATAGTAGCCCTCTTGTCCCTCGGCTATCTTGATAAGGAGCCAGCCACTGCTCTCCAACTCATTGTCGACGGCAGCTTGGACGTATGACGTCAGATTTATCACGGCTTGGGGGAAGGAACCAGCTCCTTCACCCCACTTCTCTATGAGATCTCCTCCCGGGCTGCTCCAAGGGAGGCCCGATCTCACACTGTTCCAGGTCGTTCCAAATATGTCTGGTTCTCCTCTCACGTCCCAGACCTCAATAGTGGGATTAGACGTGTTATATGTGGTCAGCACTAGACTAGCGTTGAGTATCTTGGAATATTGAGGTATGTGCGATCTTATCTCACCTATATCGAACCTTAAAAGAGCTCTAGCTTCCACGGTGTCGTTGCCTACTGCGGTTCTGGATACTCTGAGGACTTGGGAGCTAGCGTGAGGGGTGTCAGGCTCCCAGCTGGCTATGTAGCAGTCGACGTATGACCTGACCGTAAGGGAGTCACTCGCCTCCATCAATGAGACGGGGATGATCAGGAGGACCATCGAAAGGATGGACAGCGATCTAACAGAGACCCTCATAAAATTCAGGCCTCCTGTCCCCGAATATATCGTTCAGCTCATTTATCTTCTTGCTATCAGCGAGCTTAGGATCTATCTCCGCCACCATCACGTGCTCCCCCTCCTTAGGGGCTTGGACAAGCACTTTCATGCTGGGATCCACGATGAGGGATCTACCCTCATACTCGAACCTCTTCCCTCCCCTCTCCTCCACCCCGCTCCTGTCCGAGAGGATGATATAAACCCTATTCTCGACGGCCCTAGCTAGGTCTACTGTGGGTGCAAAGGGGAGCACGAGGTTGGAGGGGTGGGCTATGACTTGGGCGCCTTTTAGGGCTAAGGTCCTCGCTGCCTCCGGGAACCTCCAGTCATAGCATATCATTACCCCTACCCTCATACCGGCCACATGGAACACCTGGAAGCCGGTATCCCCGGGCTCGAAGAACAGCTTCTCCTCGAAGAACAAGTGGGTCTTCCTGTAAACTCCCCTTACATCACCTTTTTCGTCGATGACCACTGCAGAGTTGTAGAATTTGTCGCCATCCCTCTCCGCGAAGCCGGCGACCAAGGCAGTGGATGTCTCCTCGGCGAACTCCCTCAATTCACTCACGGTGTGTCCCTCTAGATCCTCAGCTAGCTTCGAGACCTCTTCCTTACTCAGGAAAAGGTAGCCGGTATTGAACAGCTCGGGAAAGACTAGGAGATCGGCCTCCACCTTGGAGGCGAGCTCTAGGGCCCTCGCTACGTTTCTCTCGACTTCACCAAATAAGGGATCGTTCTGGACGAAGCCTACCCTCTTCATGAGCTATCCAAGCGAGGCCTACCATCGTGCCTATTAACCTTCACGGGATGAGCTCCATAAGGATGAGCAGGATTATACCAGCTAGGATAAGCTTCCTACCTTTATACGTGAATATATCGCTCGCCCATAGCACCACTCCCAAGGCGATGAGTGTTCCAGCAAGGACCCTCCCTATAGAGATCGCGGACTCCTTCAACACGTTGAGTATGTTTATAATGCTCTGAGTCAACTCGTTTATTGCGCTCTCGAAGCTGGAAAACGGATCTTGGGCCTTGACCGCTAGGGGAGTAATTAAGAGCAATACTACAAGAGCTGAATAGATGAGCGCCTTCATCGCTTCAACCGGGGGTTATGGGATAAGGAGGAGAATAAACGCGCTAACGATTGGAAACTTTCACGATCCCCTCACTCTGATCTCCCACTCCCTTATACAGGAGAATCCCCTCCTCAACCTTCCATCTCGTATTATGATCGCCTCTTCGTCGAAGACAACGGCCTTGAAGGCGATGGCGATCTCCTCTCCAGCGAACTCGGTGGTGTAGGTGAGCCTGAGGCTTATCCCCTCATCGGTTAGGTTCCTCCTCAGGTACCTCACGAGGGAGGCCAGTTCCTCCCTCATCTCTTGGAGGGCTGCGGTGACGTTCTCCTCACTCGAGAAAGCTTCCCTGACGATACTTATGGTCCGGTGTCTTAGATCAGTGAGGACCTCCCTGATGAGGAAGTAAGCAGTGGGCTGGCAGGCCTCGATACCGAAGTACCTCCTCGCCTTGATGCCGAGTAAATCATCCCTGATCGTTAGCCTCGATGATGCAATGACCTTTATCCCTCCATCCCTGCAGTAGCCTCCGAAGGCCTTATCTGAGGCATCGCCCTCTCTTGACTCGCCTATTGAGTAACGAAGATCTCCCATCACGGAGAAACCCTTACTCGTCATGTCCTCCCTCAGGAGTTGAACGAACAGACTTCCGTTCGGAGGTAGGGGGAGCTCCTCGCAGGCCGTCGCGTTTACTTCTGCGAGCCACCTATCAACCCAAGACCTAGCGAAGATCAGGGATCGAGCTTTGAGCGTGTCGGCCTCCGCACTTATCTCATACATCCTCAACTCCCCCATGTAGAGGAACCAGTCCTCATCGGAGCGCGGCACGCTGACTAAGAAGGAGGCTACGAGGAGTGCGATAAGGATAAGGATAAGCTCCTTCATGGTGAACCAACCCTCATCTTCTTAGACGGCGAGGTTCCGGGTATCAGAACGCAGTAATAGATCCCCTCCTCTCCTCCACATGCGCTTACGAGCTCCCCCTGCCCCGATTGACCAAGGAGGACCCTGTACCCGAGCTCGTTCACCGTCCTCTTGAGGTCACTGCATGCCCTAGCTTTCCACTTCACCTGCCAGCCGGGATGAACTCTAGTCGGGATCACCAAGGCATAAGACACGATGAGAATTGAGATTAACGCAGCAAGTGGCCATTTCAACCTAGAGCACCTGCCAAAGCCATCAAGAGTAAGACCACCAAGAACATGGTCAATAGTGCCTCTAGGAACTCCTCTAACATCCCACGACCCTCTTCAGATAGTCGGAAGCGTCCAAGTCCAGTGAGTCAGCGAGTTTCCTTAACTTCTGCCGAGCCTCGACCATCCTATCACAGCTGTAGCTCTCGAGAGCAGGAATGAGGGAGGACAGGACGAGTAGCACGATTAATAGGAGCGCGATCAGTGATAGGAGGGAGAGGGAGGCGCTCAATCCTTCCTCCATGCTCCCGCCCATCCCAAGGATACGTACTGCTCCCGCCAAACGCTGACGAACCTGCCGAGACCCACAGCTTCACTATGGCACCTGATCTCGAAGGGATACCTGAGGCTGGCGGAGGCGTTTCCCGAGCTCACCTTGACTAGATGTCCGCTGCAGGAAAAGCTCACCTTACACGGGAGGTACACGTAAGTCTCCGAGAGTCCTCCCCCTAGCGAATTGGTTATGGCCAAATCTATGGATCTGATGGCTGTGTTTACGCAATTTATGGATCTCTTCTCATCTAGTGATTTCATGGCCCTGCTGACTGGTCCATTGATCGAGTAAAGTATGAGGGCCAAACCCGCCGCCATTAGGAGGGCCCTCTCCATGGAAGCTCTCATCTCCCCATCCTCCACCACGCCAGTAGGTACACTGCTGCGGCTGCTATCGGGTAGAGAGCAGGATCGATCATTAGGGAGGCAGCCAGAGCGGCAGGAAGCAGGACCAGAAGGAACACTCCTCTCATAGGACCTCCCATTTATTATGAGAGGGAGGGATAGTGAACGATCGAAAATCGCGTTAAAATGGGAAAAATTTCAGGAGGCCGGCCATTTCCTCCTCCTGAACTTGGTGAAGGCGAAATAGGCTACGAGAGCGACCACTATTCCAATTACCAGTCCCCAATACGGTGAAATCCCTTCACTGGGTGCCGGAAAGTCGACGGCGACAGCAGCAGAGGCGACCGCCACCCCATAGCTCAGCACCGTGACGGTGTAGTTGCCTGGGCTCACTCCCTTGAACACTATCAGTTGACTGGAGCTAGGATCCAGTGTGACGGAGCTGTGATCGATCTCCTCTCCCTCCCTGAGCAGGACGATATCAAACGTTCCAAGCACGCCGCCGACGTTAGTTAGGTTGACCTCTATCGTCCCGTCGGAGGGCGAGGCTGACAGGGAGACTGGGAGAGGCATGACTTGGAACGAGAGCGAGTGATCGTTATCCGCCCTGTCCACATCCACCCCATCTAAGGGTATAAGAGAGACCGTTAACGTGTGATTCCCGACCGCCAGCTCCAAGGTTGGGATCTCCACATCGGCGAAGCTCTCTCCCTTGGGAGGTAAGGTATCGAGAAGCTGGGAGTCGATCAGCATGTCGTCCACGTACACGGAGACATTGACTCTAGAGGGAGATGGACCCTCGTTCGCCACCCTGATCTTACTAGAGAGAACCTCGCCCCTCTGAACCCTCTTAGGGATCGAGACCTCCTTGACATGGACATCACATGACGGTTTAACGTGCACCTTGGCTGAAGCTTGGCTGTAAGGCCTCTCCCCCCTCGTTATCAGGGCAGTCAATTTGAAGGTCCCAGCTGACGGAGGAGTGAAGGGGAACTCAGCCATAGATATGGATTTGGGGGGAACGTAGATTCTCTGTGCTCCTATCTCAGTATCGTTAACGAACAGCCTCACTCTGAGATCGAGCGCGTCGCCCGAAGGGTTCGGGATGTAGACCTTCACGAAGTATTCCCTTCCTTGGATCATCTCCCTCTCTACATCGATAAATGCCTCGACCAGCGGGATTACAGAGAACTTCATCCTATAGGTGTTGTCTTCGGGAAGCGGGTCCCCGTACTCCTTAGGTTCCACAGTCACCTTCAGGTCATGCACTCCTACGGTAAGGTTCGAGGTCGGGACCCTCGTAGTGACGGTAGTGTATCCCCCAGCCGGAATCGGAATGGACCCTTTGGATAAGTTACCTATTTCCCAAAACTCCACGACCTTAAGGCCCTCATCCACGAAAACGCTCACCTTGACGATCCCGGAGAAGACCTTGGACTCCTTGTTTCTGATGTAGATAGTGAGGGTGAGGGGCTGTCCCTGCTGCACCTCTCCGTTAAGAGGTAACACCGTTATCCTGTCTATAGAGAGGTCCCAGTGCTGCTGGGAGGTCGCATGGGCCAGCGGCATCATGAGGAGAGGGAGGATCAGTAGCAGGGTCCCCGACTTAGACGACATCTCTCACCTCTCCCTCCTCCAATTAAATACGTTTGTTCGATCTTAGCCTATTCCCCCCACGACCGACAGGATTATGAGTCTGGAGAGGAGCGATGTCCTGGTGCGATCATGACAGAGCTGCTCTACATGGATGACTCCTACCTGAAGGAATTCGAGGCAGAGGTCGTCGAAGTATCGGGGGACAGGGTCGTGCTTGATAGGACGGCTTTCTATCCCGTAGGCGGCGGATTACCTAGCGACACGGGCGTCCTGTTGAAGGGAAGCGAGGAGTACCGGGTCGAGGAGGTGAGGAAGGAGGGAGGCAAGGTCTGGCACATAGTCCCCGGACACTCACTCTCGCCGGGAGATGGAGTGAGGGGAGTGATCGACTGGGACAGGAGGTACAGGGTGATGAGGATGCATACAGCACTCCACGCCCTCATAGCGGTGATGAACCAGAAGTTCGGGGTACTCGTGACCGGAAACAAGGTGGCTCCAGATAGGAGCAGGGTTGATGTCAATCTGGAGAAGCCAGATAGGGAGCTAGTGGAGAAAGTAATTGCCGAAACGAACGAGGAACTGGCTAAGGGACTTCCGGTCAAGATATACTACCTTCCTAGGGAGGAGGCCATGAAGATACCCGGCATAGTGAAGCTGGCCAGAGCTCTCCCTCCAAGCGTTCAGAAGCTCAGGATAGTCGAGATAGAGGGACTGGATATTCAGGCGGACGGCGGTCCTCATGTCTCTAATACGAAGGAGGTAGGGAGGATAGTTTTCCTGAGGTTGGAGAACAAGGGGAAGAACAACAGGAGGATCCACTTCACCCTCGAACCCTGAGGAGAACGACAAAAAGCTCAAAGGATTTATCCGTGCCCCGAGGTGTCACCTCTCATGAAGCTTCTTGGCGAACTACTATCGAGGATCAGAGGGAGCAAGGGGGAAGAGAGGAAAGAGGACATAGAGGATATCTTGGAGAAAGCCCTGAGAGGTGAGGTTCTAGAGTTCGAGGAGGCCATGTCCTTCCTTGGAGCCGTCGAGGCCAAGCTGTCGAGGGAACCCCAGATGAGGAGGGTCAGGGGAAAGGTGGTGTTCATTGGGGACACCCATGGTGACCTCGACTCATCCAAGGAGGTCCTCAGAAAATTCAAGGACCACAAACTCGTGTTCCTCGGCGATTACGTGGATAGGGGGAAGAAGCAAATAGAGAACGTTAACTTCCTCCTAGCCCACTACTACAGAGATCGGGATAGGGTGATACTGCTCAGGGGAAACCACGAGTCCCCCGTGGTCAACCTGA
This genomic window contains:
- a CDS encoding nitrilase-related carbon-nitrogen hydrolase, translating into MKRVGFVQNDPLFGEVERNVARALELASKVEADLLVFPELFNTGYLFLSKEEVSKLAEDLEGHTVSELREFAEETSTALVAGFAERDGDKFYNSAVVIDEKGDVRGVYRKTHLFFEEKLFFEPGDTGFQVFHVAGMRVGVMICYDWRFPEAARTLALKGAQVIAHPSNLVLPFAPTVDLARAVENRVYIILSDRSGVEERGGKRFEYEGRSLIVDPSMKVLVQAPKEGEHVMVAEIDPKLADSKKINELNDIFGDRRPEFYEGLC
- the alaXM gene encoding alanyl-tRNA editing protein AlaXM — its product is MTELLYMDDSYLKEFEAEVVEVSGDRVVLDRTAFYPVGGGLPSDTGVLLKGSEEYRVEEVRKEGGKVWHIVPGHSLSPGDGVRGVIDWDRRYRVMRMHTALHALIAVMNQKFGVLVTGNKVAPDRSRVDVNLEKPDRELVEKVIAETNEELAKGLPVKIYYLPREEAMKIPGIVKLARALPPSVQKLRIVEIEGLDIQADGGPHVSNTKEVGRIVFLRLENKGKNNRRIHFTLEP
- a CDS encoding metallophosphoesterase, whose product is MKLLGELLSRIRGSKGEERKEDIEDILEKALRGEVLEFEEAMSFLGAVEAKLSREPQMRRVRGKVVFIGDTHGDLDSSKEVLRKFKDHKLVFLGDYVDRGKKQIENVNFLLAHYYRDRDRVILLRGNHESPVVNLNYGFMETLYHTYGSEWPFLFMRYNEVFANLPYAA